A single window of Jiangella alkaliphila DNA harbors:
- a CDS encoding NUDIX hydrolase, protein MTPALKPLRRIAAYAVCLDATKRVLLIRESVRSGTPGVWTLPGGSVLHGEHPRDAVVREAAAESGLLLRAVAPIDVLADTRARPHREVTLHTDRILFEAEVISGEPEPLSPMVDDVRWVSLDAAATLQLRPFVAQILKLPLSTVDLPPEQMPELPGFHIQQAPDGRHTVQRFAAYGLVRDPRGRILLTQVADGYPDAGCWHLPGGGTDFGEQPAQALLRELHEETGQVGRVRRLLGVASHREPAQVGPEGFAIDWHGVRPYYDVVVDEPAALVLADVGGSTVGARWFDPADVATLALTAVTTDALRAAS, encoded by the coding sequence GTGACCCCCGCGCTCAAACCGCTGCGCCGTATCGCCGCATACGCCGTCTGCCTCGACGCGACCAAGCGCGTGCTGCTGATCCGCGAGTCCGTGCGGTCGGGCACGCCGGGCGTGTGGACGTTGCCGGGCGGCAGCGTGCTGCACGGCGAGCACCCGCGCGACGCCGTCGTCCGTGAGGCGGCCGCGGAGTCCGGGCTGCTGCTGCGCGCGGTCGCACCCATCGACGTCCTCGCCGACACCCGGGCGCGGCCGCACCGCGAGGTCACCCTGCACACCGACCGCATCCTGTTCGAGGCCGAGGTGATCAGCGGCGAGCCCGAGCCGCTCTCGCCGATGGTCGACGACGTCCGCTGGGTCAGCCTCGACGCGGCCGCAACCCTGCAGCTGCGGCCGTTCGTCGCGCAGATCCTCAAGCTGCCGCTGTCGACGGTCGACCTGCCGCCCGAGCAGATGCCCGAACTGCCCGGCTTCCACATCCAGCAGGCGCCTGACGGCCGGCACACCGTGCAGCGGTTCGCCGCGTACGGACTGGTCCGCGACCCGCGTGGGCGCATCCTGCTCACCCAGGTCGCCGACGGCTACCCCGACGCGGGCTGCTGGCACCTGCCCGGCGGCGGCACCGACTTCGGCGAGCAGCCGGCCCAGGCGCTGCTGCGCGAGCTGCACGAGGAGACCGGGCAGGTCGGCCGGGTCCGGCGGCTGCTCGGCGTCGCCAGCCACCGCGAGCCGGCGCAGGTCGGCCCCGAGGGCTTCGCCATCGACTGGCACGGCGTGCGCCCCTACTACGACGTCGTGGTCGACGAGCCTGCCGCGCTGGTGCTGGCCGACGTCGGCGGCTCGACGGTTGGCGCCCGCTGGTTCGACCCGGCCGACGTCGCCACGCTGGCGCTCACCGCCGTCACGACCGACGCCCTGCGCGCCGCCTCCTGA